The stretch of DNA CTTATAAAATTGCTTCCCAATTTAAGCTGTTAAACACCTATATAGGCCTTGTTTTGCCTTGGGTTGTTTCCACTACTGGTCTTCTTCTCTTTCGGGGGTGCTTACAAGCCTTTCCTCGTGAGTTATTAGATGCAGCAAGAATGGATGGTGCTGGCCCTATCAGGTGCTTATATTCCGTTGTGCTTCCAATGCTTCGCCCTCACATTGCCGCTCTTTTTGTAGTCATGTTTCTTTATGGATGGAATCAATACTTATGGCCTTTGCTGATAACTACTAGACCAGAAATGCAAACTGTTCCTATAGGTTTAGTCCGAATGCTTGGTGGACCAGAAGCCGCCACCGAATGGGGGACAGTGATGGCTTCCACTATGATATGTTTAATCCTGCCGATTATTGTGGTTCTTGTGGGGCAAAAATATCTCGTAACACTAGGTGAAGTATCAAAATGAAAAAGCTTGCGGTCAACAACAAGCTTGTGCAAGTTATTGCCCATCGTGGAGCTAGTTCTTTGGCGCCAGAGAACACGCTAGCCGCGGCGAGTCTTGCCGCTGAGCTTGGTGCGGATATGTGGGAGTTCGACGTTCGGATGACCCGGGATGGCGAGCTTATCCTGATGCATGACGAGACCCTTTCGCGCACCACCAATGTCCAGGAACTCTTCCCAACGCGGACTCCATGGAGGGTAGAAGATTTCACATTGGAAGAGATTCGAAAGCTAGACGCTGGATCGTGGTTTTTGCACCAGGACCCGTTTGGCACCATTGCTACAGGTGAAGTGTCGCTTGGACAGGCCCAGAGTTATGTTAGGGAACCGGTACCCACCCTTAAAGAAGCCCTCATGTTCACCAAAGAGACCGGCCTTTTTGCTGACATTGAGCTCAAAGGTGAATCCTCATTTTTTGGCAGCTCCCACCGCTGGCGAGAGATGATAGAGTGTACGGTTGATTTAATCCACAATCTTAAACTTGAGGATCGTGTATTCTTGTCTTCGTTCACCCCTGAGATGATAAAGTATGTTAAGGAACGGGCATCCAACATTGCAACAGTTTTGATTTCGGTTGCCATGCCAAGTGATCCTGAGCGGATCCTGAGCGAGGTGTGTGCTGATGGAATCGCTATCCATTCGACAGCGTTCAATTCAACAGTTTCCCGAAGGCTGGCTAAAGCTGGATATAAGGTGTACGTGTGGACGGTAAACGACCAGGAGGAGATTCGCCGATTTCTCCAAGTTCCGGGCTTAACGGGGATTATCACTGATTATCCTCAGCGACTGTTGTCGGTCCTAGGCCGAGTGAAGAAACAGCCTTTCAACAGTAAATTTGCAAATTATCGGCTCTGTCGTTGTAAAGTACAAAGTGAAAAGGATGGGGATGGAACCGCGATCCATTGGAACTCTGGCAAAACTTAGCTAAGCTTTTGGGCTTGGTCACGGGGGTACCGGTAGCATTGATTTGGTTAGCCTTTTTCGTGGCAGGTGAAATAGACACTGGACCATACTGGTTTCCTTATTCGGGTTGGGTTGCGCT from Methanomassiliicoccales archaeon encodes:
- a CDS encoding ABC transporter permease subunit, which translates into the protein MRKFFKHIIQEWYAYAALGLASCIVLLPLLVALIGSTHNDATIGAGRMPFWFGNNAFENYSRAWRMGTVYTGVPVWRLIFNSFVVAFVIAVGKVMLAIMSAYAIVFFRFPLRNLLFGIVLVTLMLPVEVRMFQTYKIASQFKLLNTYIGLVLPWVVSTTGLLLFRGCLQAFPRELLDAARMDGAGPIRCLYSVVLPMLRPHIAALFVVMFLYGWNQYLWPLLITTRPEMQTVPIGLVRMLGGPEAATEWGTVMASTMICLILPIIVVLVGQKYLVTLGEVSK
- a CDS encoding glycerophosphodiester phosphodiesterase, with amino-acid sequence MKKLAVNNKLVQVIAHRGASSLAPENTLAAASLAAELGADMWEFDVRMTRDGELILMHDETLSRTTNVQELFPTRTPWRVEDFTLEEIRKLDAGSWFLHQDPFGTIATGEVSLGQAQSYVREPVPTLKEALMFTKETGLFADIELKGESSFFGSSHRWREMIECTVDLIHNLKLEDRVFLSSFTPEMIKYVKERASNIATVLISVAMPSDPERILSEVCADGIAIHSTAFNSTVSRRLAKAGYKVYVWTVNDQEEIRRFLQVPGLTGIITDYPQRLLSVLGRVKKQPFNSKFANYRLCRCKVQSEKDGDGTAIHWNSGKT